The Nitrosomonas cryotolerans ATCC 49181 genome includes a window with the following:
- a CDS encoding YggS family pyridoxal phosphate-dependent enzyme: MEQAEQQLSEIKNNIAKIQQNMAAACKRVGREPSSVRLLPVTKTVPAERLRIAYAAGCHDMGENKIQEAREKSEILNDLNIKWSVIGHLQTNKAKYLARFAHEFQALDSLKVAEELDKRLQIEGRAMDVYVQVNSSGEASKFGLAPEDVHAFVANLPHYSSLRIKGLMTLAIFSNDHERVRECFIKMRTLRDMLRQEAPANLSFEELSMGMSGDYEIAIEEGATVVRVGQAIFGKRPLPDSHYWPGLA; the protein is encoded by the coding sequence TTGGAACAAGCAGAACAACAGCTTAGTGAAATAAAAAATAATATTGCTAAAATTCAACAAAATATGGCGGCGGCATGTAAACGGGTGGGGCGTGAGCCATCTAGCGTTCGACTCTTACCCGTAACTAAAACCGTTCCTGCTGAAAGGCTGCGGATTGCCTATGCCGCTGGCTGTCATGATATGGGTGAAAATAAGATTCAGGAGGCGCGAGAAAAGTCCGAGATATTGAATGATCTAAACATTAAATGGTCGGTAATTGGTCATCTTCAGACCAACAAAGCCAAGTATCTGGCACGATTCGCACATGAATTCCAAGCACTGGATAGCCTCAAAGTAGCTGAAGAACTTGATAAACGTTTACAAATAGAAGGGCGGGCTATGGATGTTTATGTTCAAGTCAATAGCTCAGGTGAAGCCAGCAAATTCGGATTAGCACCGGAGGATGTCCATGCTTTTGTGGCAAACCTGCCTCACTATTCATCATTGCGTATCAAGGGGTTAATGACATTGGCTATTTTTTCTAATGATCATGAACGTGTTCGCGAATGTTTTATCAAGATGCGCACATTACGTGATATGCTCAGACAAGAGGCGCCCGCTAATTTATCATTTGAGGAACTCTCAATGGGTATGTCCGGGGACTATGAAATTGCAATTGAGGAAGGTGCGACCGTTGTGCGAGTTGGACAAGCCATCTTTGGCAAACGACCCTTGCCAGACAGTCACTACTGGCCCGGGCTTGCATAG
- a CDS encoding DUF4440 domain-containing protein yields MKPLEEQIKTLELKLLHTDTGADPSLFNALLSEDFEEIGNTGHISSRQEVINWLINKSNDDRWLLKNFRIKILSTDWILAIYEAQKISNPDSTSTSRGSLRSSIWKRHGDDWQMVFHQGSKVSK; encoded by the coding sequence ATGAAGCCTCTTGAAGAGCAGATCAAGACACTGGAATTAAAACTATTACATACGGATACCGGAGCGGATCCTTCGTTATTCAATGCGCTGTTGTCTGAAGATTTTGAAGAAATCGGTAATACGGGCCACATCAGCTCAAGACAAGAAGTCATTAATTGGTTAATCAATAAGAGTAATGATGATCGCTGGTTATTAAAAAACTTCAGAATAAAGATATTATCAACTGATTGGATACTTGCTATCTACGAAGCACAGAAAATAAGTAACCCGGATAGCACTTCAACGTCCAGAGGATCGCTTAGGAGCTCAATCTGGAAGCGTCATGGTGACGATTGGCAGATGGTATTTCATCAGGGTTCAAAGGTAAGTAAATAA
- the metG gene encoding methionine--tRNA ligase has product MNKRKILVTSALPYANGSIHLGHLVEYIQTDIWVRFQKMRGHTVYYVCADDTHGTPVMLRAEKEGITPEALITRVHSEHFRDFTGFHIHFDNYYTTHSAETRFYSEDIYTKLKNAGLIAVRGIEQLYDPVREMFLPDRFVKGECPKCAAKDQYGDSCEVCGAAYTPTDLKHPYSSVSGAIPIKKSSEHFFFSLSDERCVNFLRRWTREADHLQPEAANKMREWLGDTENNKLSDWDISRDAPYFGFEIPHAPGKYFYVWLDAPIGYMGSFKNLCDQNNIHFDEFWKKGSTTELYHFIGKDILYFHALFWPAMLENTGYRTPTKIFAHGFLTVNGEKMSKSRGTFITAESYLKQGLNPEWLRYYYAAKLNGSMEDIDLNLDDFIARVNSDLIGKYINIASRCAGFITKRFDGKLIDDEGYQLMQKLIDERFSSWKSAIIEKAYEDRDFSTAVRAIMKYADEANEMIHDLAPWEIAKDPKRNSELQQVCSLGIQLFYLLSCYLKPILPETIKRIENFLNCEPLCWPALSGEQQLSNLLLPAGHRINTYQHLMTRIDIKNIHALIEANKQSLTPVTETHSPARHAEKQQHIQAPIAETILIDDFNKIDLRVAMIIHAEQVAGADKLLKLTLDIGTEQRIVFAGIKSAYDPDQIKGRLTIMVANLAPRKMKFGLSEGMVLAAGDGEGLYLFSPDSGAQPGMRVK; this is encoded by the coding sequence ATGAACAAGCGAAAAATCCTAGTAACCTCTGCATTACCTTATGCGAATGGCAGCATCCATCTTGGCCACTTGGTGGAATATATCCAGACCGATATCTGGGTACGCTTTCAGAAAATGCGAGGACATACTGTGTACTATGTATGCGCCGATGATACTCATGGTACACCCGTTATGCTGCGTGCCGAAAAAGAGGGCATAACACCGGAAGCCTTGATTACAAGGGTACATAGCGAACATTTTCGTGATTTTACGGGGTTTCACATTCACTTTGATAATTATTACACCACACATTCAGCAGAAACACGATTTTATTCAGAAGATATTTATACCAAGCTCAAGAATGCAGGGTTGATTGCAGTCCGTGGTATTGAACAGTTATATGATCCCGTCAGAGAGATGTTCTTGCCTGATCGCTTCGTCAAAGGTGAGTGTCCTAAATGCGCGGCAAAAGACCAATATGGTGACTCCTGCGAAGTTTGTGGCGCTGCTTATACCCCTACTGATTTAAAACATCCATATTCTTCAGTATCCGGGGCCATCCCGATCAAGAAATCCTCTGAACATTTCTTTTTTAGTCTGTCAGATGAGCGTTGTGTAAATTTTTTACGCCGCTGGACACGCGAAGCCGACCATTTACAACCTGAAGCTGCAAATAAAATGCGTGAATGGTTGGGTGACACAGAGAATAATAAGCTTTCTGATTGGGATATTTCACGTGATGCTCCTTATTTCGGTTTTGAAATTCCTCACGCGCCAGGAAAATATTTTTACGTATGGTTGGATGCACCAATTGGTTATATGGGTAGTTTCAAAAATTTATGTGATCAGAATAATATTCATTTCGATGAGTTCTGGAAAAAAGGATCAACTACTGAGCTATATCATTTTATCGGTAAAGATATTCTTTATTTTCATGCATTATTCTGGCCTGCTATGCTCGAGAATACAGGCTATCGGACGCCCACCAAAATATTTGCACATGGCTTTCTCACTGTGAATGGAGAAAAGATGAGTAAATCCAGAGGTACATTCATTACAGCGGAGAGTTATCTGAAACAAGGGCTAAACCCGGAATGGTTACGCTACTACTATGCGGCAAAACTAAATGGATCCATGGAAGACATTGATTTGAATCTGGATGACTTTATTGCACGCGTCAATTCGGATCTGATTGGTAAATATATTAATATTGCCAGCCGATGTGCTGGTTTTATTACCAAACGCTTTGACGGAAAGCTTATTGATGACGAGGGCTATCAGTTAATGCAAAAGTTAATTGATGAACGTTTTTCGTCATGGAAATCGGCCATAATAGAAAAAGCTTATGAGGATAGGGATTTCTCAACTGCAGTTAGAGCCATCATGAAGTACGCAGATGAAGCAAATGAAATGATACATGATCTAGCACCCTGGGAAATTGCCAAAGATCCGAAACGAAATAGTGAGCTACAGCAAGTCTGCAGTTTAGGTATACAACTTTTTTATTTGCTTTCTTGTTATCTGAAGCCCATTCTGCCTGAAACCATCAAGAGAATTGAAAACTTTCTTAATTGTGAGCCACTATGTTGGCCCGCGTTATCAGGTGAACAACAGTTATCCAATCTGTTATTGCCGGCTGGACATCGCATTAATACCTACCAACACCTGATGACACGGATTGATATCAAGAATATTCATGCCTTAATCGAGGCAAACAAACAAAGCCTTACACCTGTTACAGAGACGCACTCGCCCGCACGTCACGCTGAAAAACAACAACATATACAGGCACCTATCGCTGAGACAATTTTAATTGATGATTTCAATAAAATAGACTTGCGCGTCGCTATGATTATCCATGCCGAGCAGGTAGCAGGTGCTGATAAGTTATTGAAGCTGACACTGGATATTGGTACCGAACAACGAATCGTTTTTGCGGGAATTAAATCCGCTTATGATCCAGATCAAATCAAAGGACGACTGACTATTATGGTTGCCAATCTGGCACCGCGCAAAATGAAATTTGGCTTATCTGAAGGTATGGTATTGGCCGCAGGTGACGGAGAGGGCCTTTATTTGTTTTCTCCCGATAGCGGTGCCCAGCCAGGAATGCGCGTGAAATAA
- the apbC gene encoding iron-sulfur cluster carrier protein ApbC — MTISEQQVQSILKELIDPTTGKDYVTSKAIRHIKIKNDQVSLEIELGYPAKSVMNSIQASITDALSAIPEIEAVNVNITSRIVPHSVQRGVKLIPGVKNVIAVASGKGGVGKSATAVNLALALAAEGASVGILDADIYGPSQPQMLGITGRPESPDGKSIEPMQAHGIQAMSIGLLVSMETPMVWRGPMVTQALQQLLNDTRWHDLDYLIVDLPPGTGDIQLTLAQKVPVTGAVIVTTPQDIALLDARKGLKMFEKVGIPILGIVENMSTHTCSQCGHTEHIFGTGGGKKMCQDYEVEFLGALPLDIKIREQTDMGIPSVVADPNGQIAETYRTIARRVAIKVADLAEDQSELFAKIVMEND, encoded by the coding sequence GTGACTATCTCAGAGCAACAAGTACAATCTATTCTTAAAGAATTGATTGATCCGACGACAGGAAAGGATTATGTGACGAGCAAGGCAATCCGTCACATCAAAATTAAAAATGATCAGGTGTCGCTTGAAATCGAATTGGGTTATCCAGCAAAAAGTGTGATGAATTCTATCCAAGCCAGTATTACTGATGCATTAAGTGCTATTCCTGAAATTGAGGCGGTTAATGTTAATATTACCAGCAGGATTGTTCCTCATAGTGTGCAACGTGGCGTGAAACTCATTCCAGGTGTGAAGAATGTGATTGCTGTTGCTTCTGGTAAAGGTGGGGTGGGTAAATCTGCTACTGCAGTAAATTTAGCGCTGGCGCTGGCAGCAGAAGGTGCTTCGGTTGGTATTCTGGATGCTGATATTTATGGACCTTCACAGCCACAAATGCTGGGAATTACCGGGCGTCCGGAATCTCCAGATGGTAAATCAATAGAACCAATGCAGGCACACGGTATTCAGGCTATGTCTATTGGCCTTCTGGTTTCTATGGAAACCCCCATGGTCTGGCGTGGACCGATGGTAACTCAGGCACTACAACAATTGCTGAACGACACTCGCTGGCATGATTTAGATTATCTTATTGTTGATTTGCCACCTGGCACAGGTGATATACAATTAACACTCGCACAGAAAGTGCCTGTTACCGGCGCTGTAATTGTTACGACACCACAAGATATTGCTTTGTTAGATGCTCGTAAGGGTCTAAAAATGTTTGAGAAAGTAGGTATTCCTATTTTAGGAATCGTCGAGAATATGAGTACACATACCTGTTCTCAGTGCGGACACACGGAACATATTTTTGGTACTGGCGGTGGTAAAAAAATGTGTCAAGATTATGAAGTAGAATTTCTAGGGGCATTGCCACTAGATATTAAAATTCGTGAACAAACTGATATGGGTATACCAAGCGTAGTAGCTGATCCAAATGGTCAAATAGCTGAAACCTATCGTACGATTGCGCGTCGTGTTGCTATAAAAGTCGCTGATCTAGCAGAAGATCAGTCAGAATTATTTGCAAAGATTGTAATGGAAAATGACTAG